Below is a window of Musa acuminata AAA Group cultivar baxijiao chromosome BXJ3-11, Cavendish_Baxijiao_AAA, whole genome shotgun sequence DNA.
GGCTCCTGACGACGTGCTTCCCTGACACCCACAGCAGTTGCCCTTGCACTGCACCTGATCCACCTCCGTTCCTCCTGAAGCTGATGCGGAAGCGTCGCTTCCGGTTCACCTCGTTGAACGAGAGCTTTGTTGGCGTCACCCTGGCCGACACCTCTTTCGGCAAGTCAAGCTTCACCCGGTACGTCGACGTGGGCTTGCCGACGTTGGTCACTGTCCGTCTGTAGCGGACCGACGTCAGATTGTTCGCCGGCAGAGTGACCGATATGGAAGGATAGTTCAGTTCTCCCTCGCTGATGCTGTTTGGAGACGAGCAATCGACCGGTCGGCCAACAATAACTTCGACAAGAGAGCTTTCGTAGAGGCCGCAGAGATAAGGGATATAGTCTTGGGGTGTGAGGTCGTAGACGAGACCGGGGTCGATGGCCTTCCGAGGGTTCACGTGTCCCGCTCCTATCGCGAAGAAGTCGGCCGGGAGGTGTCTCTCGTCGAGGATCGGCCCTCGGCTGTTGTCCGTCACGTACGCCGTCGTCATGATGGCGGATTTGATCGCGGCTGGCGACCAATCGGGGTGCGCTTTCTTGATCAGGGCGGCGATGCCGGAGAGGTGAGGGCAGGACATGGAGGTGCCGGAGTTCATGTTGAACTTCTGGATGGTCCACGCGGCGAGGATGTTCACGCCCGGCCCCGTGATGTCCGGCTTCAGGATCCCCGGCGTGATTTGGCTGGGCCCGCGGGAAGAGAACGAGGCCATCGACGGCGAGTGGGGTGTGTGCATGACGGTGCCGTTGAATACCAACGACGCCGCGGGGGCAGAGGCGGAGTTGATGTAGGCCTTGATCTTGAGTCCGACAACGTAGGGGACGTTCGAAGCCGGAAGCACTAGTGGATCGGCGATGGTGCTGTAGGCGTCCTCGGGAGTGTTGACAAGGATTATGCCGGCGCCGCCGGCGCTTTTGACGACTTGAGCCTTCTCGAGCCTCGAATTGTCGCCGCGGTCGCACAGCACTATCTTTCCGCGGACGTCCACACCATTCAAGGAGTCGTTGAGGCAGTGGGAGGCGGCCGCATCACCGGCGACGTACACGAGAGGCAGCATTTTGGAGTCGAAGTTACGCGGCGGGTTCAGTGACGCGCCCTCCCATTCCTGTCCGTCGCCGAGCTTGACAGTGCCCAAGAAGGATCGGTCCATGGTGCTTGCGCCTACCGTGAGCAGCCACGGCGCGACATTGGTCACGGTGTAAGGATCCGGTCCCGAATTGCCGGCCGAGCAGCTGACGAAGATTCCTTTGTTGATGGCTTCGAAGCCGCCCAGCGCGACCGGGTCAGAGTGGAAAGGAATAGATCCACCGCCGAGCGAGAGGGAGAGCACATCCACCCCATCGGCCACCGCGGCATCCATGGCAGCCAAGATGTCGTAACCTGCGCATCCTATCTCAGAGCACACCTTGTAAATGGCGATGTGGGCGCGCGGCGCCACCCCGGCCGCCACGCCCCTCGCATTCCCGTCTACGTCGGCATGCTTTACCAAGGCCCCGGCGGCAGTGCTCGCGGTGTGAGTGCCATGCCCCTCGTCGTCGATCGGCGTGTCGGTGGGCCGACGCCTGACGGCGTCGTAGTTGATGAAGGACCTTGCACCGATGAGCTTATTGTTGCACGCAGACGCGTTCAAGTCGCATCTCCCCTTCCACTTGGCCGGCGGCGGTGGCAAGCCATAGTCATCAAAGGATGGATGCCCTGGTGTGACGCCAGTGTCTAAGATGCCGACGATGACCCCTTGGCCCATATTGGTCGCGTTCCAAACGCCGTTGCCGATCCTCTGCCTCAGCCCCAGAAACTTTGGCGAGTGGGTAGTCATGAGGTGGTAAACGGGGCTGGGGTAGGCGTGCAGGAACCAG
It encodes the following:
- the LOC135652293 gene encoding subtilisin-like protease 4, with product MALPKPFLALLICLFASLPLSCLHVDGSDELKAFIVHVKRPENLSFSVAEQWTGWYSSLLSLASLEANDTEFARSRVIYSYRHVVTGFSALLTEREVEAMSKLDWFLHAYPSPVYHLMTTHSPKFLGLRQRIGNGVWNATNMGQGVIVGILDTGVTPGHPSFDDYGLPPPPAKWKGRCDLNASACNNKLIGARSFINYDAVRRRPTDTPIDDEGHGTHTASTAAGALVKHADVDGNARGVAAGVAPRAHIAIYKVCSEIGCAGYDILAAMDAAVADGVDVLSLSLGGGSIPFHSDPVALGGFEAINKGIFVSCSAGNSGPDPYTVTNVAPWLLTVGASTMDRSFLGTVKLGDGQEWEGASLNPPRNFDSKMLPLVYVAGDAAASHCLNDSLNGVDVRGKIVLCDRGDNSRLEKAQVVKSAGGAGIILVNTPEDAYSTIADPLVLPASNVPYVVGLKIKAYINSASAPAASLVFNGTVMHTPHSPSMASFSSRGPSQITPGILKPDITGPGVNILAAWTIQKFNMNSGTSMSCPHLSGIAALIKKAHPDWSPAAIKSAIMTTAYVTDNSRGPILDERHLPADFFAIGAGHVNPRKAIDPGLVYDLTPQDYIPYLCGLYESSLVEVIVGRPVDCSSPNSISEGELNYPSISVTLPANNLTSVRYRRTVTNVGKPTSTYRVKLDLPKEVSARVTPTKLSFNEVNRKRRFRISFRRNGGGSGAVQGQLLWVSGKHVVRSPISIRLE